The genomic region aattttcggacgcgcgcgaggagggctgCGGGCTGACAAGAGAGTTTAGGTAGGGCCTGACGGTGAGTGGTAGTGAGccgtgtagacggtctcgagctgagagaagagaagagagggaggtcCGACGGctgtttccagagaccgaaaaaCGTCCGACGTGTGACAGGCTATACTgctgctatagtttaacggttgggctatcaaacgaactccgaatgcgatgaaacttgacggcggtctatctacactaaaataagaccgcacaccaactttcaacccattcgaagaacattttccggccgtttaaaaaataatattttggacatgccgcgggcgcgtgcaagtgtggttgaactcagaacggacaacggacagaactgggggaacccggacggatgcaagttttaaaacatgatgatgcaatgcacatgataacatgataagatgcaacacgcaaacaaatgacaaggcaacaacagtgaataactggcggacacctggcatatcggtctcggggcgtcacagcacCTTAAATCATTGTCGTCTACTTCGAATATGGATATATTGAGTCCGAAGATTTGGCAAACGTCCCGTTATCGCCGGACTTCCAAAATGAGCTATTTTGTGGCTAGGCGGGAAATAGAACTACTCCTATTTTGGGAAATCAAGTTTTTTTTGGCAAACAATTATATCCCTGCAGGTTAGCTAGCTCATTGACAGGTGGGGTCCATATCCTGAGGGGCCCAGCTCGGTTTTGCCACCGGCCGTGTCGACGTCCGACCGGCTTCGATCGACCCTCGCGTGCACAGGCACCTCTCTTGGTGTCCCAACCAGGGCTCGTTCCGTGCACCTGCAGCCATGCTGCGGTGCGACGGCGACCGCGTCGTCATTGTCGGCGGTGGCATCGCCGGCGCCCTCCTCGCCAAGACGCTCCAAAACCACGCCGACGTGGTACTCATCGACCCGTACGCACGCACGCCCGCCATTAATCGCGACATTGGTTGATCGGTTGTTATTGATTTTGTGATACGCCATGGATGGACCCATGCAGGAAGGAGTACTTCGAGATCCCGTGGGCGAACGTGCGCGCCAAGGTGGAGCCGACGGTGGTGGAGCGCACCGTGATCCCGCACGCGGACTACCTCACCGACGCCAAGGTGGTGACGGCCAAGGCGGTCGGCGTCGATGACTCCGTTGTTCTCACCTCCATCGGTCGCACCGTCGGCTACGACTTCCTGGTCATCGCCACGGGCCGCACCTGCACCCGCCCCCAGAGCCGCCCCGAGCGACTCGAGATGTTCCACCGCGACAAGGACCGgatcgccgccgcgagctccgtgcTCATCATCGGCGGCGGGCCCATCGGGGTCGAGCTCGCGGCGGAGATCATCATGGACAGCCCCGACAAGCGCGTCACCCTCGTCCACGGCGGGCCTCGGCTGCTCATGGTGATGAGCCCCCGCGCGTCGGCCAAGGCGCTCGAGTGGCTCCGGTCCAAGAACGTCACCGTGCTGCTGGACCAGACCATCGACGTCGATCTCGCCGGCAGCGGCGACGGTCACGAAGGACAGCGCGACTTCACGACGTCCGCCGGGGAGACGGTGTCCGCCGACTGCCACTTCGTGTGCACGGGCCGGCCCGTCGCGTCCGGGTGGCTGAGGGGCACGTTCCTCGGGGAATACATTGGCGCCGACGGCAGGCTGGTGGTGGACGAGCACCTGCGCGTGGGCAGGCTCAAGAACGTGTTCGCCATCGGCGACATCACCGACGTGCCGGAGGCGAAGCAGGGGTACCTGGCGCAGCGGCACGCCATGGTGGTGTCCCGGAACCTGCGTCTGCTGCTCAGGTCTGACGGCCCGGAGCATAAGCTGCACCGATACAAGGCCTCGAAGGCCGCCATCACCGTCACGCTCGGCCGCCGCGACGCGGTGTCGGAGCTGCCGTTCATGTCGCTCATCGGCCACATCCCCGGCGTCGTCAAGCCACGGGACCTCTACGTGTCGCGGACGCGAAGGATGATGGGGATAAAAAGTAAGAACGGGGAATCCTGATCGAGCGGTCCGAATTAATGTGCTGGTGCGGAAACGGTCCAACGGCATCGATTCATCAGGCTCTCGTCAGATCCATCTGATCTCTTGCTCCGTCATAGAAATCTCTGATCCTGTGGAGTGATACATATGTTGTTGATATTGTAAAAGGTGAAGCAAAAAAAAATACCACACCCTCCATCCAAAAGTATAAATTATACTAAAGCTGTGCCAATTAATTTGGATTGAAACAGTACTGGTATAGTTTTATCAGTCCCATGGCTGCAACATAGACATGCTTTGGTAGTGTACACTTGTATCCTACGCAACAAGGTGAAGCAAAAAAGATACGGCTAGGGTTCAGTAGAAAGGCATGTTTCCTCTTTGGCTAGCGACAACAACCCTAGCCGCCGTCAAGAGAGTCAACCTTCCGGCGCCGTtttccggcggctcccctccgctgaCGACCTCTTAGTCGTCGacggtgaggggggtcgccggatcccgtGTGTGCGGATTGTTTTACCTTTAGGTTTTAGAGCCCTAGTAGATTAGGTTTTTGGATCGTCCGAcgtcttggcttcggcggcggcgacgggccgaCGGCGATGCTGAATAAAGAAGGTTCGGATTTTTCTCTGGGGAGGCGATCGTCTCTATGGTCGATGATGGATTTGAGAACCAGTCTGTTCAAGCGGGGATATCGTGGCGGCGACGACATCCTTGTGGTGAacttgtgtcctcgggctccgtcgtTTGCGACGGCATTTGCTCCAGCGTCGACATGGAGCTTGAGAGGTAGTCcaagagcggatgcagattgtggtctgcatggACGACATCTGAAAGACGGAACGTGTGTTGGGTTCATGATTGATGGTTGTCAGGTATGATTTCCTCCTTCGGTGTCTAGTCGTGGTGGGtgtcagatctggagttcgatggcgtgtctggggtgttgccccggtctgatttgtTCAACGACAATGGCTTCACCTTTTGGTGAgtcaccttggaggtccgcaaagctgcatattagCGATGAAGCCgctcgagctcgggtgaggaggtgatccatcatttttttgtggctgctatggtggtgccgGAGATAGGTGACGGACGTTGGTGTCATGCTCAGAGACGTTCTTTTGTCTTGTTAGTTTTGTCATGTTGATCTTTACATGACTTGTTCTTTATGGTATGagtgagacacgtattaccatgcaaaaaactAAGACTGGCTATATGTCGAGTGACTAAAAACCCAATTCGGACCAGATGAATTGTTGTGAGCCGTCGAACACAAGATGGATGGCTAGATCGTCCGAGGTTTTGATTGTGCATCTTCTACCTCGAACCGTCGATCTACAACCGTCCTAACTCTATCGCTGCCGCCCAGGGCCAGCACCACTCCCGCGTCAGCCTTGCCGCCCCGCCCTCCGCAATCGCCATCCCTAACCATGAACAAGATTTTCCGGTTAACCtgcccccccccaacacacacacacacacacacacacacacaccctaacATAGATAATGGGGTCGCCTAACCCATAAGGCTTATCCAGCGAGCCAACGGCTGCTTCCTTCCTGCGAAAATCGATTGGCCCAAAAACTATTTTCAGATGATTTACAAGCAGCTAAAGTGGAAGCAAATACACATTAGTATATTTTCTCTCTTTCTATGGAGTATATGAGAACAATCTGAAAATGACAGGAAACATAGTTGTTTCTACTCTTGTCATGTGTCATGTTTCACTCCAAGGGCAAGGTACTGGATCCTGTCACGTGTTTCATGCTCTAGGTACCATCTCCCTCTTTGGGGACGACATTGGTGATGTGTTCTCTGGTGATGAATGCTAGTAGAATTCTTGATAGAAGAGATCATGGTGCTCCCTCGACTTGGCTTGGCTAGTCGACTAGGAGTGGCTAAATTAACTCCTTTGGTTTGGTGCGTTGGTGCTAGTGGGTGGCAGCGACGCGAGCGCTCTGTCATGGAGGTGGCGGCGCCGAGGAGGCCCTGCCAGGAAGGAGATCCTGGCGGGCAGCGACCGACCGCCCGTCTCCGCGTGGTGGGCGTGCGGCGATGCCCCTGGAGGTGCTGTCCTTGGAGCGGCGGATGGACAtaatacgtttccaacgtatctactttttctaacgcttttcatcttgttttggactctagtttgcatgatttgaatgaaactaattccggactgacgctattttcagcagaactaccatggcgttgtttttatgcagaaataaaaattctcgaaatggaacgaaactttgcgaggattttttatatcaataataagaatttctggagccaagaattGCTGGAGAGGGGCACCTAGGTGAGCACAAACCACCAAGGCGCGCCCCCctctcttggcgcgcccaggtgggttgtccccacctggttgccccgctgaccctgaaaccaaTGTTGTAtattcctattttcggagaaaaaatcaaggagaaagaattatcgcgatccacgagacgaagccgccgccaagctctgttcttcctcgggagggcagatctggagtccgtttggggctccggagagggggatcttcgttcttcgtcatcaccaacccttctccatcaccaattccatgatgctccccatcgcgagtgagtaattccttcgtaggctcgctggtcggtgaggagttggataagattcatcatgtaatcgagttaattttgttagggcttgatccctagtatccactatgttcttagattgatgttgctatgaatttgtcatgcttaatgcttgtcactttggctccgggtgccatgatttcatatctaaacagtttatgttatcatcattatatccatgttctatatccgatattgcaagttatagtcacctactgcgtgttatgatctggtaaccctagagtgacaataaccgggacttcttccggtgattaccgtagtttgaggagttaatgtattcactatgtgttaatgatttgtttcagttctctattaaaaggaggccttaatatcccttagtttccaatatggaccccgctgccacggaagggtaggacaaaagatgtcatgcaagttcttttaataaagcacgtatgactatttatgaaatacatgtctacattatatcgatgaactggagctagtgccgtgttgccctaggttataactgtcacatgatgaatatcatccaacaagtcaccgatccaatgcgtacgaacttttccatattgtttctgctaagttactactgctatcatcattgttacacttactacaaattactgctatcaccgttactgttactattgctgctttcactactatcaaaactatcatattactgtgctactgattacttgctgcagataattaatctccaggtgtggttgaattgacaactcaactactaataccttcaaatattctttggtccCCCTtatgtcaaatctataaatttgggttgaatagtctaccctcaaaaactgttgcgatcccctatacttgtaggttatcaagacctttttctggcgccgttgccggggagcatagctatatttgctgagtcacttgggattattatcatattctcactatgaagaatctgaaggatcctaagactaagatatttccctcaaggacgatgggaggtaaggaactgccatccagttctgctttaaaTTCACCTCctgttatgaataaactt from Triticum aestivum cultivar Chinese Spring chromosome 4A, IWGSC CS RefSeq v2.1, whole genome shotgun sequence harbors:
- the LOC123082118 gene encoding ferroptosis suppressor protein 1 — protein: MLRCDGDRVVIVGGGIAGALLAKTLQNHADVVLIDPKEYFEIPWANVRAKVEPTVVERTVIPHADYLTDAKVVTAKAVGVDDSVVLTSIGRTVGYDFLVIATGRTCTRPQSRPERLEMFHRDKDRIAAASSVLIIGGGPIGVELAAEIIMDSPDKRVTLVHGGPRLLMVMSPRASAKALEWLRSKNVTVLLDQTIDVDLAGSGDGHEGQRDFTTSAGETVSADCHFVCTGRPVASGWLRGTFLGEYIGADGRLVVDEHLRVGRLKNVFAIGDITDVPEAKQGYLAQRHAMVVSRNLRLLLRSDGPEHKLHRYKASKAAITVTLGRRDAVSELPFMSLIGHIPGVVKPRDLYVSRTRRMMGIKSKNGES